A genomic segment from Malus domestica chromosome 05, GDT2T_hap1 encodes:
- the LOC103436101 gene encoding leucine-rich repeat receptor protein kinase EMS1-like: MDNSLQAVLAAAASFFFVIVIFTAVYLLFKGSKNKSTRSRQARPLRNPAALSAISFDESTSFDPSLKFSMEEVVKATKNFSADLVVGDGGFGLVYKAQLSDGLTVAIKKLDPDAFQGFREFQAEMETLGKLRHPNIVKMLGYCVSGADRILIYEFISKGNLDRWLNDSSSTDGDGYDDAPGLRLPLSWKTRIKIVRGVANGLAYLHGLEKPIIHRDIKASNVLLDKDFEAHIADFGLARRMDSSQSHVSTQFAGTMGYMPPEYKEGFTGATVRADVFSFGILMLEVATGRRPNLPTVHDGNEMGLVEWARKMVEQNRQMEMVDSGISKEDLDEGGVQEYFSIAILCACEISRQRPAMKEVIEMLNQIST, translated from the coding sequence ATGGACAACTCTCTCCAAGCCGTACTCGCAGCTGCCGCCAGCTTCTTCTTCGTAATCGTCATCTTCACCGCCGTCTACCTCCTCTTCAAGGGCTCAAAGAACAAATCCACCCGCTCCCGCCAAGCCCGTCCCCTCCGCAACCCGGCCGCCCTCTCCGCCATCAGCTTCGACGAGAGCACCTCCTTCGATCCGTCCCTCAAGTTCTCCATGGAAGAAGTCGTCAAGGCCACCAAGAACTTCTCCGCCGATCTCGTTGTCGGTGACGGCGGCTTCGGCCTTGTCTACAAGGCCCAACTCTCCGACGGCCTCACCGTCGCGATCAAGAAGCTCGATCCCGACGCGTTCCAAGGGTTTCGGGAATTTCAAGCCGAGATGGAAACCCTAGGTAAGCTTCGCCACCCGAACATCGTCAAAATGTTGGGATACTGCGTCTCCGGCGCCGATAGGATATTAATTTATGAGTTTATTTCCAAGGGAAATCTCGACCGTTGGCTTAATGACTCGTCGTCAACGGACGGTGACGGTTATGATGACGCGCCGGGGTTACGATTACCGTTATCTTGGAAAACGAGGATTAAGATCGTTAGGGGGGTGGCGAATGGGTTGGCATATTTGCATGGGCTGGAAAAGCCCATTATTCATAGGGATATTAAGGCCAGCAATGTGTTGTTGGACAAGGATTTTGAGGCCCATATTGCTGATTTTGGGCTGGCCAGGAGGATGGACTCCTCCCAATCCCACGTGTCGACGCAGTTTGCCGGCACGATGGGGTACATGCCCCCGGAATACAAGGAAGGGTTCACGGGAGCAACCGTGAGGGCGGACGTGTTTAGCTTTGGAATCTTGATGTTGGAGGTTGCGACCGGGAGAAGGCCGAATTTGCCGACCGTGCACGACGGGAACGAAATGGGGTTGGTGGAATGGGCTAGGAAAATGGTGGAACAAAATCGGCAAATGGAAATGGTGGATTCAGGCATTTCGAAGGAGGATTTGGATGAAGGGGGAGTTCAGGAGTATTTTAGCATTGCCATTTTATGTGCTTGTGAGATTTCAAGACAAAGGCCGGCCATGAAAGAAGTCATTGAaatgttgaatcaaatttcgaCATGA